From one Triticum aestivum cultivar Chinese Spring chromosome 4B, IWGSC CS RefSeq v2.1, whole genome shotgun sequence genomic stretch:
- the LOC123093583 gene encoding uncharacterized protein translates to MAPRTASREGNSGGGGVRQYNRSKVPRLRWTSALHRCFVHAIHSLGGHDRATPKRVLQVMGVGGLTISHVKSHLQMYRNMRNDLGMQGMQQAVQQSGQKEHEHPTGGGIEVCTDDDDEECHVPGFDSPKPRKGSTTLPLHPQLKRRAGASETGTREEASASPTSLLRVQRGGGICVGRGMASPSSHAPAAVGGHYYVRMDMMQAHAVLQAPPMAAARLGEPRPSMPLGIKQKQKQRREPWMPTARLHRGGDGELAASTLKFLGFLVAPGRHPPRARAACCDGYPIEVGTPPNRPAAYMASHTDGVRPCRLEPPGNVVDAGVTNLTLASERDGGCSLSLSLALALCPAGGGGAESSLLSSSTASSLSSSGSRISLDLSLSTLDS, encoded by the exons ATGGCGCCTAGAACAGCCAGCAGGGAAgggaactccggcggcggcggggtgaggcaGTACAACCGGTCCAAGGTGCCGCGCCTCCGGTGGACGAGCGCCCTGCACCGCTGCTTCGTCCACGCCATCCACAGCCTCGGAGGCCACGACA GGGCGACGCCGAAGCGGGTGCTGCAGGTGATGGGGGTTGGAGGGCTCACCATTTCGCATGTCAAAAGCCATCTGCAG ATGTACAGGAACATGAGGAATGATCTTGGAATGCAAG GGATGCAGCAAGCAGTGCAACAGTCGGGCCAGAAGGAGCACGAACACCCAACAGGAGGAGGCATAGAAGTCTGcaccgatgatgatgatgaggagtgcCATGTCCCCGGCTTCGACTCGCCAAAGCCTAGAAAGGGGTCGACGACGCTGCCGCTCCACCCGCAACTAAAAAG GAGGGCAGGGGCATCTGAGACGGGGACAAGGGAGGAGGCGAGCGCGAGCCCCACGAGCCTGTTGAGAGTGCAAAGAGGAGGAGGAATATGCGTGGGTAGGGGCATGGCGTCGCCGTCCAGCCACGCACCGGCGGCAGTAGGTGGCCACTACTACGTGCGTATGGATATGATGCAGGCGCATGCCGTGCTTCAAGCGCCACCCATGGCCGCGGCTCGCTTGGGGGAGCCCCGCCCTTCGATGCCGCTTGGAataaagcagaagcagaagcagcggCGAGAGCCCTGGATGCCTACAGCAAGGTTGCACCGCGGCGGCGATGGCGAACTCGCCGCCTCCACGCTCAAATTCTTGGGGTTCCTGGTGGCTCCggggcgtcatcctccccgtgccCGTGCTGCCTGCTGCGATGGCTACCCTATTGAG GTCGGCACGCCTCCTAACCGCCCCGCCGCATACATGGCCAGCCACACCGACGGTGTCCGTCCGTGCAGACTCGAGCCGCCAGGCAACGTCGTCGACGCCGGAGTCACGAATCTGACTCTGGCCAGCGAACGCGACGGTGGCTGCTCGCTGTCGCTGTCGCTAGCGCTGGCCCTGTGCCcggccgggggcggcggcgccgagAGCAGCCTGCTCTCGTCGTCGACAGCGTCGTCGTTGTCTTCGTCGGGGAGTCGGATCAGTCTCGACCTGTCGCTGTCCACGCTCGACTCGTAG